The Coccidioides posadasii str. Silveira chromosome 3, complete sequence genome contains a region encoding:
- a CDS encoding uncharacterized protein (EggNog:ENOG410Q4IR~COG:I~TransMembrane:1 (i105-128o)) → MFSFLISTLASYFRRKWPPSPDIPSVSGCGAMFSTQGFPNDPMFTRLRRRCIENAGVIIHDESGIDAGYDHLVADVMHMRKILQNRLPSSSFDEKGCLRQEAASIALVVSAGYYFIVSFLAIAALGGVCVPLGKTVTPEEALYFLKKSKAACVLADADTLETAEAIGAYARNQNGQKVHIIPITRAGLRPNLRLELEIDKELCFPSNAGSLILFTSGTTALPKGILLPRQLFYEIEDIPPITGLYLSSSQPQWIGGATGLIFSVINGERIHIVNGGPDPKRYWEILRKGQVTEMGACPTLLRTLMEYYNEHIRDLPTEDRDAYISGAQSLRVVYSSGSALNPATRQFFVDLMNMPIRNAYGISEMGGGLMVTSAESALLNGCIGTPIPGVTVKLSEGDHGEILVKKPSMFIRYIDDPAATHAAFDDEGFYKTGDHAHRVGDNYFFDGRVSYDWVRFHGYRISVLEIEQILTDLGYISEAHVIPVPDHEAGGLVSALVRIRKRNAVTEEHGDITLQKIRQDLAAANIAAYKLPALLRVLRDHEQVPLTASGKVLKKQCLQKFFDISGYLPDQYAVDGVEYWGNKLDLTASTRVDDWGEL, encoded by the exons ATGTTTTCCTTTCTTATATCGACATTGGCATCTTATTTTCGCCGTAAGTGGCCCCCATCACCGGATATACCGTCCGTCTCGGGGTGTGGTGCTATGTTCTCAACCCAAGGGTTCCCCAACGATCCCATGTTCACTCGACTTCGCCGACGGTGCATAGAAAATGCCGGTGTGATCATCCATGACGAGTCTGGGATAGATGCCGGCTATGATCACTTGGTAGCAGACGTCATGCACATGCGAAAAATACTGCAAAATCGACTGCCAAGTTCTTCATTCGACGAGAAAGGGTGTCTGCGACAAGAGGCCGCCTCGATAGCGCTCGTTGTATCTGCTGGATATTATTTTATCGTGAGCTTCCTGGCCATCGCGGCATTAGGAGGTGTATGTGTACCATTGG GAAAAACTGTCACCCCAGAAGAAGCGTTATACTTTTTGAAAAAGAGCAAGGCAGCCTGCGTCCTCGCAGATGCAGACACCCTTGAAACGGCCGAAGCCATCGGAGCTTATGCCCGAAACCAGAATGGTCAGAAGGTGCATATAATTCCCATAACACGGGCGGGGTTGCGGCCAAACCTACGCCTAGAATTGGAAATTGATAAGGAATTGTGCTTCCCATCTAACGCTGGATCTCTTATCCTATTTACCTCTGGCACAACTGCGCTTCCGAAAGGGATTCTTCTTCCGCGTCAGCTGTTCTACGAGATAGAAGACATACCGCCCATAACCGGCCTCTATCTCTCATCTAGCCAGCCACAATGGATAGGGGGCGCAACTGGGCTTATATTCAGCGTTATTAATGGGGAAAGAATACATATCGTTAATGGTGGACCTGACCCTAAGAGATACTGGGAAATTTTACGGAAAGGTCAGGTCACGGAAATGGGCGCATGTCCAACACTCCTAAGGACATTGATGGAATACTATAACGAGCATATCCGGGATCTGCCGACTGAAGATCGCGACGCATACATTAGTGGTGCTCAGAGTCTCCGAGTCGTATACTCGAGCGGCTCAGCCCTTAATCCGGCGACTCGCCAGTTCTTTGTGGATTTGATGAACATGCCTATCAGAAATGCGTACGGGATATCGGAGATGGGTGGAGGCTTAATGGTAACTTCAGCTGAGTCGGCCTTACTGAAT GGATGCATTGGGACGCCTATTCCCGGGGTGACAGTAAAGCTTTCTGAGGGTGACCACGGAGAAATCCTAGTTAAGAAACCCAGCATGTTCATCCG CTACATCGATGACCCAGCCGCCACACATGCTGCATTCGACGATGAAGGCTTCTATAAAACTGGTGATCATGCCCACCGCGTTGGAGATAACTATTTTTTTGATGGCAGAGTTTCATATGATT GGGTTCGGTTCCATGGGTACAGGATATCTGTCCTGGAGATTGAACAAATCCTGACGGACCTTGGATACATCTCTGAGGCTCACGTCATTCCGGTTCCAGATCACGAGGCTGGCGGGTTAGTGTCCGCGCTCGTTCGAATTCGCAAGCGGAACGCCGTCACAGAAGAACATGGCGATATCACCCTCCAAAAAATACGCCAAGACCTCGCCGCCGCCAATATTGCTGCGTACAAGCTACCTGCACTTTTACGAGTTCTCAGGGATCACGAGCAAGTCCCCCTGACGGCCTCGGGCAAAGTTCTGAAAAAGCAATGTCTCCAAAAATTCTTTGACATATCCGGATACCTACCGGATCAATATGCTGTTGATGGAGTGGAGTACTGGGGAAACAAGCTCGACCTGACCGCTTCGACACGTGTAGACGACTGGGGAGAGCTATAG
- the ARP2 gene encoding Arp2/3 complex subunit, actin nucleation center (BUSCO:219236at4751~EggNog:ENOG410PH2T~COG:Z~BUSCO:7482at33183) — MCGDEAAAARSMLQISYPMENGIVRNWDDMQHLWNYTFYDKMKIDPTGRKILLTEPPMNPLKNREQMCEVMFEGYNFGGVYVAIQAVLALYAQGLSSGVVVDSGDGVTHIVPVYESTVLNHLTRRLDVAGRDVTRNLIALLLRRGYALNRTADFETVRQIKEKLCYVSYDLELDQQLSEDTTVLVESYTLPDGRVIRVGSERFEAPECLFQPHLVDVEQPGIAEFLFNTIQAADVDVRSSLYKAIVLSGGSSMYPGLPSRLEKELKQLWLTRVLGGNPERLNKFKVRIEDPPRRRHMVFLGGAVLANLLADKDNMWISKQEWQEQGPRILSKLGPR, encoded by the exons ATGTGTGGCGATGAGGCTGCTGCGGCGAGATCGATGTTGCAGATTAGCTATCCT ATGGAAAATGGAATTGTGAGGAATTGGGATGACATGCAACATCTGTGGAATTATACGTTTTACGATAAGATGAAGATTGATCCCACCGGTCGCAAGATCCTCCTCACTGAACCACCAATGAATCCGCTGAAGAACCGGGAACAGATGTGCGAGGTCATGTTTGAAGGATATAACTTTGGCGGAGTTTATGTTGCTATTCAGGCTGTTTTGGCCCTCTACGCGCAAG GTTTAAGCAGTGGTGTCGTAGTCGACTCTGGCGACGGCGTAACACACATCGTGCCCGTCTACGAATCCACGGTACTAAACCACCTAACCCGCCGTCTTGACGTCGCCGGGCGAGACGTCACCCGCAATCTCATCGCGCTCCTCCTCCGCCGAGGCTACGCCCTGAACCGAACAGCCGATTTCGAAACAGTCCGGCAAATCAAGGAGAAGCTTTGCTATGTTTCTTACGATCTAGAGCTCGACCAGCAACTGTCCGAAGATACCACCGTTCTCGTAGAATCATATACCCTCCCCGACGGACGAGTGATTCGGGTGGGAAGCGAACGATTCGAGGCCCCGGAATGCTTATTCCAGCCACACTTGGTCGATGTAGAGCAACCGGGAATCGCCGAATTTCTCTTCAACACTATTCAAGCCGCGGATGTCGATGTGCGCAGCAGTTTGTACAAAGCTATCGTCCTCAGTGGTGGAAGCAGCATGTACCCCGGCTTACCGTCCCGGTTGGAGAAGGAATTGAAACAACTATGGTTGACCAGGGTACTAGGTGGAAACCCTGAGAGATTGAAC AAATTCAAAGTCCGCATCGAAGATCCTCCCCGCAGGCGACATATGGTCTTCCTTGGTGGAGCTGTGTTGGCTAATCTT CTCGCAGACAAAGACAACATGTGGATATCCAAGCAGGAATGGCAAGAACAGGGCCCTCGAATCCTGTCGAAACTTGGTCCTAGATAA
- a CDS encoding uncharacterized protein (EggNog:ENOG410PM5J~COG:C~BUSCO:8478at33183), whose product MPLVVPHSGPRVILGLMTFGPDEKEGARITSLDEFKKCLDCLTANNFYEIDTARIYVGGQQEAFTAQAGWKDRGLKIATKWYPRNAGDHKPEVIRQNLEKSLKELQTDCVDIFYLHAADRSVPFAETLEAVNQLHKEGKFVELGLSNYTAFEVAEIVTMCNERGWVRPTIYQGMYNAITRSIETELIPCCRRYGIDIVIYNPLAGGLFSGKYKTADIPADGRYSDVNAPTGRLYRSRYFKDATFDALRIIEPVAQKHNLTLIEIALRWVCYHSALNIKDGGNDGIIVGVSSLRQLEGNLADIKKGPLPEEVVATLDEAWLVAKPTTTNYWHKELKYTYDTTKALFGPK is encoded by the exons ATGCCCCTTGTCGTTCCTCACTCTGGGCCCCGGGTCATCCTCGGGTTGATGACCTTTGGCCCCGATGAGAAGGAAGGCGCGCGAATTACCTCGCTCGATGAATTCAAAAAGTGCCTGGATTGCTTGACGGCCAACAATTTCTACGAAATCGACACCGCGCGAATCTACGTTGGAGGCCAACAGGAGGCGTTCACTGCCCAAGCCGGCTGGAAGGATCGAGGCCTCAAGATTGCTACGAAATGGTATCCGCGCAACGCCGGTGACCACAAGCCCGAAGTGATCCGCCAGAACTTGGAGAAGTCTTTGAAGGAATTGCAGACGGACTGTGTCGATATCTTCTACCTACATGCTGCTGACCGCTCCGTTCCGTTCGCTGAGACCTTGGAAGCCGTTAACCAATTGCATAAGGAAGGGAAATTTGTAGAATTGGGCCTGAGCAACTATACCGCCTTCGAAGTAGCGGAGATTGTCACAATGTGCAATGAGCGCGGCTGGGTGCGGCCAACTATCTACCAGGGCATGTACAATGCAATCA CACGATCCATTGAGACCGAGTTGATTCCTTGTTGCAGGCGATACGGAATAGATATCGTCATTTACAACCCACTTGCTGGAGGCCTATTTTCGGGCAAGTATAAGACTGCAGATATTCCAGCTGATGGGCGATATAGCGACGTCAACGCACCCACTGGACGCTTGTATAGAAGCCGTTATTTCAAGGATGCCACATTTGATGCCCTCAGAATCATCGAGCCAGTTGCACAAAAGCACAACTTGACTTTGATTGAAATTGCGCTGCGCTGGGTCTGTTACCATTCTGCTCTGAACATCAAAGACGGCGGCAACGACGGCATTATCGTCGGCGTTAGCAGTCTCAGACAACTGGAAGGAAATCTGGCAGACATTAAGAAGGGCCCATTGCCTGAGGAGGTCGTGGCTACGCTGGATGAAGCATGGCTTGTGGCAAAACCCACGACCACAAATTACTGGCACAAGGAGCTTAAATACACCTACGATACGACCAAAGCTCTTTTTGGTCCCAAATAG
- the RIB1 gene encoding GTP cyclohydrolase II (BUSCO:385343at4751~EggNog:ENOG410PG5G~COG:H~BUSCO:9865at33183), whose protein sequence is MPDFPSHSSSYLAPQPIHPKRQFTEFALPTDSPTSAPTSGPRDAPRSVKDDEISRSSSHNAADESDASTAPLPASIISPAQTPPLTPGSLLPSLLSPQPGTKDRPPFTKPPKLLPRLPNVECIVRARIPTTSGSEMFLHLYQNDVDNKEHLAIVFGNTIRSRSLDRVREGETEMDRMIRGAYVGRLRPGRISSRYDDDDSAEKPSSASPKIKDPGEENESLPEESASGEVKAPLVRIHSECYTGETAWSARCDCGEQLDEAARLMSTDPTGGVIIYLRQEGRGIGLGEKLKAYNLQDLGSDTVEANLLLRHPADARSYGLATAMLVDLGLGIDSENVGIRLLTNNPDKIRAVEGPNREVIVKERVPMVPLAWSTNGEKGIRSTEVEGYLRTKIGKMGHLLS, encoded by the exons ATGCCCGACTTCCCTTCCCACTCCTCTTCATACCTCGCCCCGCAGCCAATCCATCCAAAGCGACAATTCACAGAATTCGCCCTACCAACCGACTCTCCCACGTCCGCCCCGACCTCTGGCCCCAGAGATGCACCTCGCAGCGTCAAAGACGATGAAATAAGTAGAAGTAGTAGCCATAATGCCGCAGACGAAAGCGACGCCTCCACCGCACCTCTACCCGCCTCCATCATCTCTCCCGCCCAGACTCCCCCCTTGACCCCCGGCAGCTTGCTTCCTTCTCTCCTATCTCCGCAACCCGGAACGAAAGACCGTCCCCCATTCACAAAACCTCCGAAGCTTCTGCCCAGACTACCTAATGTCGAATGCATCGTTCGTGCTCGCATACCCACCACCAGTGGCTCGGAGATGTTTTTGCACCTCTATCAGAACGACGTCGATAATAAAGAGCATCTAGCAATCGTGTTTGGTAATACGATTCGGAGTAGGAGCCTTGATCGGGTTAGGGAAGGGGAAACGGAGATGGACAGGATGATTCGCGGGGCATATGTGGGGAGATTACGGCCAGGAAGAATTAGCAGTCGGTACGATGACGACGATTCGGCCGAAAAGCCTTCGTCTGCATCCCCAAAGATAAAGGATCCAGGAGAGGAAAATGAATCGTTACCGGAAGAGAGTGCAAGCGGGGAAGTCAAGGCCCCGTTGGTCAGGATACATTCTGAGTGTTACACCGGCGAAACGGCCTGGTCGGCTCGCTGCGATTGCGGCGAACAGCTGGACGAAGCGGCAAGATTGATGTCGACTGACCCCACGGGAGGCGTGATTATATATTTGCGACAAGAAGGTCGCGGGATCGGGCTGGGAGAGAAGCTCAAAGCTTACAACTTGCAAGATCTTGGTTCGGATACCGTGGAGGCTAATTTACTTCTTCGACATCCGGCGGATGCGCGTAGCTATGGTCTGGCGACTGCAATGCTTGTCGACCTTGGATTAGGCATTGATTCTGAGAACGTTGGTATTCGATTGCTTACCAACAACCCCGACAAGATTCGGGCAGTCGAGGGCCCGAATCGCGAGGTTATTGTGAAAGAAAGAGTGCCAATGGTGCCATTAGCCTGGAGCACTAATGGAGAGAAAGGGATTCGGAGTACGGAAGTAGAGGGATACTTGAGGACGAAG ATTGGGAAGATGGGCCATTTACTGAGCTAA
- a CDS encoding uncharacterized protein (EggNog:ENOG410PI7D~COG:P~TransMembrane:10 (i69-87o93-118i139-162o168-194i206-229o235-261i273-299o319-341i353-372o384-404i)) → MSIELANLSRAHSSRTRANGSHAGYPPPPSATVINNASITDPEFQPPLGLDVDKYNKGWRKIVRNFTPSWFTVTMGTGIVSILLFNLPYNGIWLYWISVGIFGLNILLFSLALFISILRYTLYPEIWTVMINEPFQSMFLGAFPMGFSTIIDLMIDICAPAWGSWVTIVAWAFWIADSVVAALCALILPFLLMIPGRQIQLQSVTAVWLLPVISTIVAAATGSIVAEALPDPQMALWTIVTSYILWGMGICLAGIILATYFQRLALHKLPAKTVIVSVCLPLGPMGQGGFTILNLGVQAKRVFAITNTLQPSTGNMLESIGFVTALVLWGFGLVWLFVAIVSLIRCRPFPFTIGWWASVFPLGVYSNATVLLSRVMPSKFFKVLGTILSVAVVVVWLTVSFGTIRGIMTQKLFYAPCLSDLRVKQKKQRFKFHIPRRRVKFRLG, encoded by the exons ATGTCTATTGAACTCGCCAACCTCTCAAGAGCGCATTCATCGAGAACGCGAGCTAATGGTTCCCATGCTGGCTATCCTCCTCCACCATCTGCGACCGTGATTAACAATGCCTCGATAACGGATCCAGAATTCCAGCCTCCTCTAGGCCTGGATGTCGACAAATATAACAAAGGATGGCGGAAGATAGTTCGAAATTTTACGCCTTC GTGGTTCACGGTAACGATGGGAACTGGCATAGTTTCCATCCTTCTTTTCAATCTTCCCTATAACGGCATTTGGCTGTATTGGATCTCAGTCGGCATCTTCGGGCTGAATATCCTCCTATTCTCCCTCGCGCTATTTATAAGTATATTGCGATACACGCTCTATCCTGAAATATGGACGGTTATGATCAACGAACCGTTCCAGTCCATGTTTCTCGGGGCATTCCCGATGGGATTTTCAACGATTATTGATCTGATGATAGACATTTGCGCTCCGGCTTGGGGATCTTGGGTTACTATTGTTGCATGGGCTTTTTGGATTGCTGATTCGGTCGTTGCAGCGTTATGTGCGTTGATCTTGCCATTTCTTCT AATGATACCAGGAAGACAGATTCAATTACAATCGGTGACTGCGGTTTGGTTATTACCTGTAATCAGCACCATAGTAGCGGCAGCTACGGGATCTATTGTCGCGGAAGCTCTCCCCGATCCTCAAATGGCCCTCTGGACAATCGTGACGAGCTACATCCTTTGGGGTATGGGTATATGTCTGGCGGGGATTATTCTGGCAACGTATTTCCAGCGTCTGGCACTGCACAAACTCCCCGCCAAAACTGTGATTGTGAGCGTTTGCCTACCATTGGGTCCAATGGGCCAGGGAGGGTTTAC AATTCTAAATCTCGGTGTACAGGCCAAAAGAGTCTTTGCGATAACTAACACTCTGCAGCCATCTACTGGAAATATGCTTGAGTCGATTGGCTTTGTGACTGCGCTCGTTTTGTGGGGGTTTGGACTCGTATGGCTATTCGTAGCCATTGTCTCCCTAATCCGGTGTAGGCCATTCCCTTTCACGATCGGTTGGTGGGCCAGTGTTTTCCCGTTGGGGGTGTATTCGAATGCCACAGTATTACTATCAAGGGTGATGCCATCAAAATTTTTCAAGGTGCTTGGAACG ATATTATCAGTTGCGGTTGTGGTGGTATGGCTCACTGTTTCTTTCGGCACCATAAGAGGCATCATGACCCAGAAACTATTTTATGCACCGTGTCTAAGTGATTTAAGAGTTAAACAGAAGAAGCAGCGGTTCAAGTTCCATATTCCACGGCGCCGGGTGAAGTTTCGGCTTGGATAA
- a CDS encoding uncharacterized protein (EggNog:ENOG410PJMY~COG:S~TransMembrane:10 (i144-168o180-199i245-266o278-295i304-321o341-357i378-399o419-438i445-463o475-493i)~BUSCO:8143at33183): protein MTSTPASEGDIGRIHRDRSVGPSPGCSLHQRRSSAQEEFRRAASLSTSSEHRVEFDDNRHAFRTSLSGDDQTDDEMALARPSISRQAESRSNVPLLKDERRGRQQNVPFVGGADSRAVSNASRRSSFRSKTPDYDSERATRRKYVIASFFLVLSLISFTVQTQTAVFIQQELGWDKPYCMLYMTHGSWVCLWPVQLLILRIQKRHLPWAAFWRRHVYLLRTTAQMVESQDLHLTSRESHKSPIPYIIRTTAIVTTALTVAGGSWYVAVNLTTGSDLTAIYNCSAFFAYAFSIPLLNDKLRFDKVFSVGVAIIGVIIVAYGGGHPDGIPPSETEAEKASNRTLGNLIIGAGSVLYGLYEVLYKRLACPPEGTSPGRGVIFANTFASLIGIFTLLVLWIPLPILHVFGWETFEWPQGEARWLLFISTISNATFSGSFLVLISLTSPVLSSVAALLTIFLVALVDWKWNNKELSGASITGGILIIIAFLLLSWSTYREMDEERRRRLEEEGSDAETDD from the exons ATGACGTCGACTCCGGCCAGCGAGGGTGATATTGGTAGGATTCACAGAGACAGGTCTGTCGGTCCAAGCCCAGGTTGTTCTTTGCATCAACGACGTAGCTCAGCCCAGGAGGAATTTCGGAGGGCGGCTTCCTTGTCCACTTCGTCGGAACACCGTGTAGAATTTGACGACAATCGCCACGCCTTCCGTACAAGTCTATCCGGAGACGACCAGACAGATGACGAAATGGCTCTTGCCCGACCGTCGATAAGTCGCCAGGCCGAGAGCCGGAGCAACGTGCCGTTGTTGAAAGATGAGCGTCGTGGGCGGCAGCAGAATGTACCATTCGTTGGAGGAGCGGATAGCAGGGCTGTTTCCAACGCGAGCAGGAGATCTTCCTTCAGAAGCAAAACTCCAGACTACGATTCTGAGCGAGCCACTCGCCGGAAATACGTAATtgcttctttctttctcgtTCTGAGCTTGATCAGCTTCACTGTTCAAACGCAGACAGCCGTGTTCATTCAACAGGAGCTCGGATGGGATAAACCATATTGCATGCT CTACATGACGCATGGCTCTTGGGTCTGCCTATGGCCGGTGCAACTCCTTATCCTTCGAATCCAAAAGCGACATTTGCCATGGGCTGCGTTCTGGCGTCGACACGTCTATCTTTTACGGACCACTGCACAGATGGTAGAATCTCAGGATCTCCATCTTACCTCTCGCGAATCTCACAAGTCCCCTATTCCCTATATAATCAGAACGACTGCAATCGTGACCACGGCTCTCACAGTTGCCGGAGGGTCGTGGTAcgttgctgtcaatttgACCACGGGGAGCGACTTGACTGCGATTTACAATtgctctgctttcttcgCATATGCGTTTTCGATTCCCCTATTGAACGATAAGCTGCGCTTCGATAAAGTCTTCTCGGTCGGTGTCGCCATAATCGGGGTTATAATCGTCGCATACGGCGGCGGTCACCCCGACGGTATCCCACCCTCCGAAACGGAAGCCGAAAAGGCGTCCAATCGTACTCTAGGGAACCTTATCATCGGCGCTGGAAGTGTGCTGTATGGCCTTTACGAGGTTCTCTACAAGAGATTGGCCTGTCCCCCCGAAGGCACCAGTCCCGGACGTGGCGTCATTTTTGCGAACACATTCGCAAGTTTAATCGGGATTTTTACGCTCCTCGTGCTTTGGATCCCTCTGCCGATCCTTCACGTATTCGGATGGGAGACGTTTGAATGGCCACAAGGAGAAGCAAGGTGGCTTCTATTCATCTCAACTATCTCTAATGCCA CGTTTTCGGGTTCCTTCCTTGTCCTTATCTCACTTACATCGCCCGTCCTCTCCTCCGTCGCCGCCCTCCTGACCATCTTCCTCGTCGCTCTTGTCGATTGGAAGTGGAACAACAAAGAACTCAGTGGTGCGTCGATAACAGGTGGAATCCTTATCATCATTGCATTCTTGCTATTGAGTTGGAGTACCTATCGGGAGATGGACGAAGAGAGGCGACGAAGATTAGAGGAGGAGGGGTCGGATGCAGAGACCGACGACTAA
- a CDS encoding uncharacterized protein (EggNog:ENOG410PJEC~COG:H), translating to MAHHHHHYHHGNTGDYASKNKEYWSENAEKAFDHDWVRALAAQIESHLKENLSWMGIDPKNVGERKMLDFACGDGFLSHALRPHFTKVIGLDLAEGMVDKYKRRAREAGIPESQMHAVLGDLTGAEISPSLIENKELFDFDLAISSLALHHIEDPQRTINRLMERLRPGGTVVIIDFDVAKKGETWVLDDAPAAHTIAHHGFDKAHMEKLLNEAGCKDVDYVWHKEESELPPRMGGKKQLFFARGRKA from the exons ATGgctcaccaccaccaccattaTCACCACGGAAATACAGGAGACTATGCTTCCAAGAATAAGGAATATTGGAG CGAAAATGCGGAGAAAGCCTTCGACCACGACTGGGTTCGGGCCCTTGCGGCTCAGATTGAAAGCCATCTAAAGGAGAACTTGTCCTGGATGGGCATCGATCCCAAGAACGTCGGGGAGAGGAAAATGCTTGACTTTGCCTGTGGAGATGGCTTCCTTTCACAT GCTCTCCGTCCCCATTTTACCAAGGTCATCGGCCTCGACCTTGCAGAAGGCATGGTGGACAAATATAAGCGTCGTGCGCGCGAAGCGGGCATCCCCGAATCCCAGATGCACGCAGTCCTCGGTGATCTCACGGGGGCCGAGATCTCTCCATCTCTGATTGAAAACAAGGAGCTATTTGACTTTGATCTAGCTATCAGCTCTCTAGCTCTGCACCACATCGAAGACCCGCAGCGGACAATCAATAGGCTTATGGAGCGACTCCGGCCCGGCGGAACGGTAGTTATTATCGATTTTGACGTCGCAAAAAAGGGCGAGACGTGGGTCTTGGATGATGCACCGGCGGCACATACCATCGCGCACCACGGATTTGATAAGGCCCACATGGAGAAATTGTTAAACGAAGCAGGATGCAAGGATGTGGACTATGTCTGGCACAAAGAGGAATCTGAACTGCCCCCACGAATGGGTGGGAAAAAACAGTTGTTTTTTGCTCGTGGACGGAAGGCGTGA
- a CDS encoding uncharacterized protein (EggNog:ENOG410PIKQ~COG:K~BUSCO:4759at33183), with translation MDHALHTSPHAAQPEPASTVTQQAPLLNPASNLQPKIDPPTKDDEPPLRLVAGKKRAATATSRGVANLTPEQLAKKRANDREAQRAIRKRTKAQIDALQQRVQELTSQQPYQDLQEAQRQKEMIQAENEEIRRRLGSVMAILHPILSPTNLATNNGLPVDTSGTSNESSRPSDRLGVWASQLDSVVHSPAPQSDTSSQRRASVSHTQEHCLRTPASLESLPSGTTYTGSPRRGQSPSPSLSGPMQGLRPNWPPTTAAAAAATNFTEQALPKCNAFDFQKRNLVHGLEFSGSGERLGLNFLIDSSRQGSKVHELRPSAPSPSHEGQLRYQHQVQVTSTNIFDTTMPPFVIPIRNAEPTCPLDCILLNFLRSRQREAAEGVSKGHLVGPPYPSVSSLLNPEKSDNSHPLSKVFTDIISKFPDIRDLPEKVAVVYVMFLLMRWQIYPTRENYDRLPEWITPRVSQLVTPHPPWMDYLPWPRMRDRMIACHTDYDFSNWFIPYTTTLSINWPYSDSDALIAIPNSEEYVINPVFESHLRNLNNWSLGPAFAKHYPDLVDTCRIKTDPWDTSTNGA, from the coding sequence ATGGACCATGCGTTGCACACCTCCCCCCATGCCGCTCAACCGGAACCAGCTTCGACGGTTACTCAGCAAGCTCCCCTTCTCAATCCTGCCTCCAACCTCCAACCTAAGATCGATCCCCCGACGAAAGATGATGAACCGCCGTTGCGCTTGGTTGccgggaagaagagggcgGCCACGGCTACGTCCAGAGGTGTCGCCAATCTTACCCCTGAGCAGTTGGCCAAGAAGCGCGCCAACGACAGAGAGGCCCAGAGAGCCATTCGGAAACGGACAAAGGCACAGATAGATGCGCTTCAGCAGCGGGTTCAAGAATTGACCTCCCAGCAGCCCTATCAGGACCTGCAGGAGGCACAGCGCCAGAAGGAAATGATACAGGCAGAAAATGAGGAAATTCGCAGGCGTTTGGGGTCTGTCATGGCTATACTTCACCCTATCCTGAGCCCCACGAATTTAGCCACCAACAATGGCCTGCCCGTTGATACAAGCGGAACTTCAAATGAGTCGAGCCGGCCCTCGGATCGCCTGGGGGTGTGGGCATCGCAGCTAGATTCGGTCGTGCATTCCCCTGCCCCTCAGTCGGACACCTCGTCACAACGGCGAGCCTCGGTTTCACACACACAAGAGCATTGCCTCAGAACTCCTGCGAGTCTCGAGTCGTTACCTAGTGGTACAACCTATACCGGGTCGCCACGCAGGGGCCAGAGCCCATCTCCCTCACTCTCGGGGCCAATGCAGGGACTCAGGCCGAACTGGCCACCGACCActgcagctgcagctgcagctACAAATTTCACTGAGCAGGCACTACCAAAATGCAACGCATTTGATTTTCAAAAGCGTAATCTTGTTCATGGGCTCGAATTTTCCGGCTCAGGTGAGAGGTTGGGCTTGAACTTTCTCATTGATTCTTCTCGACAGGGCTCAAAGGTCCACGAATTGCGCCCCAGCGCTCCATCCCCATCCCATGAGGGGCAGCTGCGCTATCAGCATCAGGTGCAGGTAACTTCAACGAATATTTTCGATACTACTATGCCACCATTTGTCATCCCTATCCGAAATGCAGAGCCAACGTGTCCGCTCGATTGTATACTTCTCAATTTCCTTCGCAGCCGTCAAAGAGAAGCCGCTGAAGGTGTATCCAAAGGTCACCTCGTGGGACCCCCTTATCCAAGTGTCTCGTCACTATTGAATCCAGAGAAAAGCGACAATTCCCACCCGCTTTCCAAGGTCTTCACCGATATAATTAGCAAGTTCCCTGACATAAGGGACCTCCCGGAGAAAGTTGCCGTGGTCTATGTTATGTTCCTACTTATGCGCTGGCAAATTTATCCGACGCGAGAAAACTATGACCGTCTTCCGGAATGGATTACTCCGCGAGTCTCCCAGCTTGTCACCCCTCATCCACCTTGGATGGATTATCTGCCATGGCCACGCATGCGAGATCGCATGATTGCATGCCATACGGACTACGATTTTAGTAACTGGTTCATCCCTTATACGACAACTTTGAGTATAAACTGGCCTTACTCTGATTCCGACGCACTAATAGCGATCCCAAACTCGGAAGAATATGTGATCAATCCGGTCTTTGAAAGTCACCTGCGGAATCTGAACAACTGGTCCCTTGGGCCAGCATTTGCAAAACATTACCCTGATCTAGTTGATACATGTCGGATAAAAACTGATCCTTGGGACACCTCCACAAACGGAGCTTGA